One part of the Sciurus carolinensis chromosome 4, mSciCar1.2, whole genome shotgun sequence genome encodes these proteins:
- the LOC124983148 gene encoding nucleophosmin, which yields MEDSMDMDMSPLRPQNYLFGCELKADKDYHFKVDNDENEHQLSLRTVSLGAGAKDELHIVEAEAMNYEGSPIKVTLATLKMSVQPTVSLGGFEITPPVVLRLKCGSGPVHISGQHLVAVEEDAESEDEEEEDVKLLSVSGKRSAPGGGSKVPQKKVKLAADEDDDDDEDEDDDDEDDDDDDFDDEETEEKAPVKKSVRDTPAKNAQKSNQNGKDSKPSTPRSKGQESFKKQEKTPKTPKGPSSVEDIKAKMQASIEKGGSLPKVEAKFVNYVKNCFRMTDQEAIQDLWQWRKSL from the coding sequence ATGGAAGATTCGATGGACATGGACATGAGCCCCCTGAGGCCCCAGAACTATCTTTTCGGTTGTGAACTAAAGGCTGACAAAGATTATCACTTTAAGGTGgataatgatgaaaatgaacACCAGTTATCCTTAAGAACGGTCAGTTTAGGGGCTGGTGCAAAGGATGAATTGCACATTGTTGAAGCAGAGGCAATGAATTATGAAGGCAGTCCTATTAAAGTAACATTGGCAACATTGAAAATGTCTGTACAGCCAACGGTTTCCCTTGGGGGCTTTGAAATCACACCACCTGTGGTCTTAAGGTTGAAATGTGGTTCAGGGCCTGTGCATATTAGTGGGCAGCACTTAGTAGCTGTGGAGGAAGATGCAGAAtcagaagatgaagaggaggaggatgtaaAACTCTTAAGTGTGTCTGGAAAGCGATCTGCCCCTGGAGGTGGTAGCAAGGTTccccagaaaaaagtaaaacttgctGCTGATGAAGATGACGACgatgatgaagatgaagatgatgatgatgaagatgatgatgatgatgattttgatgatgaggaaactgaagaaaaagctCCAGTGAAGAAATCTGTACGAGATACTCCAgccaaaaatgcacaaaaatcaaaccagaaTGGAAAAGACTCAAAACCATCAACACCAAGATCAAAAGGTCAAGAATCcttcaaaaaacaggaaaaaactcCTAAAACACCAAAAGGACCTAGTTCTGTAGAAGACATTAAAGCAAAAATGCAAGCAAGTATAGAGAAAGGTGGTTCTCTTCCCAAAGTGGAAGCCAAGTTCGTCAATTATGTGAAGAATTGCTTCCGGATGACTGACCAGGAGGCTATTCAAGATCTCTGGCAGTGGAGGAAGTCTCtttaa